The following coding sequences lie in one Silene latifolia isolate original U9 population chromosome 5, ASM4854445v1, whole genome shotgun sequence genomic window:
- the LOC141657244 gene encoding uncharacterized protein LOC141657244, producing the protein MANFKYYNHKKNDFGDWKKSKDHNFHGVPNPGSYSSRKKLPPVNDRQLSAHQLEERFCSTVGGISWEDVVQNQKYMYQHEKILEWKDSAAEEAFRDAKNRFLAKIHNQPCDIKLPDQDVFIDKIDWNSTVDPKLLSDLENWEIDSSSEGEKHNGGVIVGIPSIMTQFDMTPSGWGDAEKVKPEPEYCSRHDQVGNNDWVDYGVNRDDLTPMGWGDAEKVKPQPEYCSRHDQVGNDRWVNYGVNRDDLTPAGWGDAEDVGNSHWDGNGEKKEEATFSNGWEDDCVHVPENTAWDGKNKVNGPTWDGYSKQRDNRFDRKGDHGGWSTSRYKISRFEHNNYGQPLDNYGGRKGNFSCDRSLYTWKPVSRRW; encoded by the exons ATGGCTAATTTCAAGTATTATAATCACAAAAAGAATGATTTTGGAGATTGGAAGAAATCAAAAGATCATAACTTTCATGGTGTTCCTAATCCTGGATCATATTCTAGCAGAAAGAAGCTTCCTCCTGTTAATG ATCGGCAGCTATCCGCTCATCAACTCGAGGAGCGATTCTGCTCAACTGTAGGGGGAATTTCATGGGAAGATGTAGTGCAAAACCAAAAATACATGTACCAGCACGAGAAGATTCTAGAGTGGAAGGATTCCGCTGCCGAGGAGGCTTTTCGGGATGCCAAAAATCGGTTTTTGGCAAAGATACATAACCAACCATGTGACATTAAACTTCCGGACCAAGACGTTTTCATCGACAAGATTGATTGGAATTCCACTGTTGATCCAAAGCTCTTATCCGATTTGGAAAATTGGGAAATTGATAGTTCTAGTGAGGGTGAGAAACACAATGGTGGTGTTATAGTCGGGATTCCTTCGATCATGACTCAGTTTGATATGACCCCCAGTGGCTGGGGTGATGCTGAAAAGGTGAAGCCAGAACCGGAATATTGCTCAAGGCATGATCAGGTTGGAAATAATGATTGGGTTGACTATGGCGTAAATAGGGATGATTTGACCCCTATGGGCTGGGGTGACGCTGAAAAAGTGAAGCCACAGCCGGAATATTGCTCAAGGCATGATCAAGTTGGAAATGATCGTTGGGTTAACTATGGCGTAAATAGGGATGATTTGACCCCTGCTGGCTGGGGTGACGCTGAAGATGTTGGAAACAGCCATTGGGATGGCAATGGCGAGAAAAAGGAAGAGGCGACGTTCTCTAATGGGTGGGAGGATGATTGTGTACATGTCCCTGAAAATACGGCATGGGACGGAAAAAATAAAGTTAATGGACCGACCTGGGATGGTTATAGTAAGCAACGGGATAATAGGTTCGACAGGAAGGGTGATCATGGAGGTTGGAGCACATCGAGGTACAAGATTTCTCGATTTGAGCATAACAACTATGGACAGCCATTAGATAATTATGGAGGTCGGAAAGGAAATTTTTCTTGCGACCGTTCTCTTTATACGTGGAAACCCGTCAGCAGGCGATGGTAG
- the LOC141655212 gene encoding glycosyltransferase-like KOBITO 1, with protein MQILERFNFSYNGSNHNNETNLELKICITSTTAAGLDRLLPWIFYHKVIGVSDFFLFVEGEAATTNSCKVLESIPGVHAVPRTRELEKQQAKSRLWNDTRMTFFANKPCNYELFFKQNLNMEMAIVMAREAGMDWIFHFDTDELLHPAGTRDYSMVELLTQIPADVDTVVFLNYEAAVETDDIKEPFSEVSMFKKNFGHLPSDSSFNVYYHEAARNNPDFFLAYGNGKSGARMQQDLGPSGAHRWEYDLRTPIEITMKEAAILHYTYSRFSDLTTRRDRCNCKPTKEDIEKCFFLPFERSAFIIASNSTQPEMLQWYNEHVVWTDEVLKDKLLKAGILTRIYAPLVIIRRLMKSGVFTNVTASANANSTSIAESLKLRP; from the exons ATGCAAATTCTTGAGAGATTTAACTTCAGTTATAATGGCTCTAATCACAATAATGAGACTAATCTTGAACTTAAG ATATGTATTACATCAACCACTGCAGCTGGCCTGGACAGACTTCTACCATGGATCTTCTATCATAAAGTTATCGGTGTTAGCGACTTCTTCCTCTTTGTAGAAGGGGAGGCTGCAACCACAAACTCATGTAAAGTTCTTGAGTCTATTCCA GGTGTACATGCTGTACCTAGAACAAGAGAATTGGAGAAACAACAGGCAAAAAG CCGATTATGGAATGATACCCGGATGACATTCTTTGCTAACAAGCCCTGCAACTatgagctatttttcaagcaaaatcTGAATATGGAAATGGCTATAGTTATGGCAAGG GAAGCTGGCATGGACTGGATTTTCCATTTCGATACTGACGAGCTCCTGCATCCTGCCGGGACTAGAGACTACTCCATGGTTGAGCTATTGACCCAAATTCCTGCAGATGTTGATACAGTTGTGTTTCTTAATTAT GAAGCTGCTGTAGAGACGGATGACATCAAAGAACCTTTCAGTGAG GTCTCAATGTTCAAAAAGAATTTCGGGCACCTCCCTAGTGATTCAAGCTTTAATGTCTACTACCATGAGGCAGCCCGGAATAACCCCGACTTCTTCCTCGCTTATGGTAATGGCAAATCAGGTGCAAGAATGCAGCAGGACCTTGGCCCTAGTGGTGCCCATCGATGGGAATATGACCTCCGAACACCCAT AGAGATCACTATGAAGGAGGCTGCAATATTGCACTACACATACTCGAGATTCTCCGACTTGACCACTAGGCGCGATAGGTGTAATTGTAAGCCTACAAAAGAGGATATTGAAAAATGCTTCTTTCTACCCTTCGAAAGATCT GCCTTCATCATTGCTTCAAATTCGACACAACCTGAGATGCTTCAATG GTACAACGAGCATGTGGTGTGGACTGATGAAGTACTGAAAGACAAACTGTTGAAGGCCGGTATTTTGACTCGCATTTATGCTCCCTTG GTTATAATTCGGAGATTAATGAAGTCTGGTGTTTTTACTAATGTGACGGCGTCTGCAAATGCTAACTCTACAAGTATAGCAGAAAGCCTGAAACTTCGTCCATAA